A stretch of the Oreochromis niloticus isolate F11D_XX unplaced genomic scaffold, O_niloticus_UMD_NMBU tig00007406_pilon, whole genome shotgun sequence genome encodes the following:
- the LOC100709753 gene encoding tapasin-related protein: MGLMLTIFIYWTLSAGVWSVHQFQWLPCSFIDERVFLNKDNHTETRLIHREAILQFGQKGDAPVNRNAITFLITRSKLDLLQYVEGVEAEQLKCELHRYSTEGGYVRWPVLGAREYNHWFTCILRHSRGLFTITSFLRRPFDQPPPGGPDYQKWPPIPNREVLTTTVAMVIKTQTPSVKARLKFQQKLHCQFDVDHKGAKVTVEWHKQHHGERTKLFSYNRRTGQTQGSGVGLRAFAAGDASYTLASTMISSEGTYICSVSVNPLFARVDINLQIEEPPHVSLNVGPSLSLMEGNKRKIVCEANSYYPRDVEIIWHEQDPVVLGAPHPRSLENVILSYHRENRDMTFSLSGFFYLQAALRDSGKKFTCSVSHQSLKVPITKSFTLIVEEPTNWMLYLAVGSVMILLLYVKRSYLHSAWRKLAGKVI; this comes from the exons GTGTGTGGAGTGTCCATCAGTTCCAGTGGCTGCCCTGCTCCTTCATTGACGAGCGTGTGTTTTTGAACAAGGACAACCACACAGAGACTCGGCTCATCCACAGAGAGGCTATACTTCAGTTTGGTCAAAAAGGAGATGCTCCTGTTAACCGAAACGCCATTACTTTCCTCATCACCA GATCAAAGTTGGATCTGCTGCAGTATGTGGAGGGGGTGGAGGCAGAGCAGCTGAAGTGTGAGCTGCACAGATACAGCACAGAGGGCGGTTACGTCCGCTGGCCTGTCCTCGGTGCCCGGGAGTACAACCACTGGTTTACCTGCATCCTCAGACACAGCAGGGGCCTCTTCACCATCACCAGCTTCCTCAGGCGCCCCTTCGACCAGCCTCCCCCAGGAGGGCCAGACTACCAGAAATGGCCCCCCATCCCTAACAGAGAGGTGCTCACGACCACAG TTGCCATGGTCATCAAAACACAGACTCCCTCAGTTAAAGCACGCCTGAAGTTCCAGCAAAAGCTCCACTGCCAGTTTGATGTCGACCACAAGGGTGCAAAGGTCACTGTGGAGTGGCACAAGCAGCACCACGGTGAGAGGACCAAGCTCTTCAGTTACAACAGGCGCACAGGACAGACCCAGGGAAGTGGTGTTGGACTACGTGCCTTTGCAGCCGGAGATGCCTCCTACACCCTCGCCTCCACCATGATAAGCAGTGAAGGGACCTACATTTGTTCAGTGTCCGTGAATCCACTATTCGCCAGGGTGGATATAAATCTGCAGATTGAAG AGCCTCCCCATGTCTCCCTCAATGTGGGACCCAGTCTCTCACTAATGGAGGGTAACAAGAGGAAGATTGTGTGTGAGGCAAACAGCTACTACCCTCGGGATGTGGAGATAATTTGGCACGAGCAGGATCCAGTCGTGTTGGGCGCTCCACATCCCAGGTCACTGGAGAATGTCATCCTTTCCTACCACAGAGAAAATCGGGACATGACCTTCTCGTTGTCGGGCTTCTTCTACCTCCAGGCTGCGCTCAGGGACTCTGGGAAAAAGTTCACATGCAGCGTCTCCCATCAGTCCCTGAAAGTACCCATCACAAAGAGCTTCACCCTAATTGTGGAAG AGCCAACAAACTGGATGTTGTACCTCGCTGTGGGCTCTGTTATGATCCTGCTGTTGTATGTGAAGCGGAGCTACCTGCACTCAG CATGGAGAAAGTTAGCAGGTAAGgtgatataa